A region of Silurus meridionalis isolate SWU-2019-XX chromosome 15, ASM1480568v1, whole genome shotgun sequence DNA encodes the following proteins:
- the LOC124398149 gene encoding uncharacterized protein LOC124398149, whose product MFTPEQETHIVNMVIANNAIRLREIQQRIIDNDTIFQNIHSVSISASRVLARHRIRMKQIYRVPFERNTERVKQLRYDYVQKVMELEADAMGHELLFVDEAGFNLSKTRRRGRNITGHRAIINVPGQRGGNITMCAAISQNGVVHHHATIGPYNTAHIIAFLDTLHDMLTVQRPEHTRYVIIWDNVSFHRAALVRNWFTDHPSFMALNLPPYSPFLNPIEEFFSAWRWKVYDRHPHQQVALLQAMEEACGDIDQASCQAWIWHSRRCFPRCLGLEDIACDVDEFLWPDPERRHDVG is encoded by the exons ATGTTCACTCCAGAGCAAGAGACCCATATAGTGAACATGGTGATTGCCAATAATGCAATAAGACTGCGCGAAATACAGCAGCGCATAATTGATAATGACACCATCTTtcaaaatatacacagtgtaaGCATTTCTGCAAGTCGTGTACTTGCGCGCCACAGAATAAGAATGAAGCAAATTTACAGAGTTCCTTTCGAGAGAAACACAGAACGTGTAAAGCAACTGCGATATGACTATGTGCAG AAAGTGATGGAACTAGAAGCAGATGCAATGGGACATGAGCTACTTTTTGTAGATGAGGCCGGTTTTAACCTCAGTAAAACCAGGAGACGTGGCAGGAACATTACTGGACACCGTGCCATCATCAATGTCCCAGGACAACGTGGTGGTAACATAACCATGTGTGCAGCTATAAGCCAAAATGGTGTTGTTCACCATCATGCAACCATAGGCCCATacaacactgcacacattaTTGCATTCCTGGACACCTTACATGACATGCTAACTGTTCAGAGACCAGAGCATACCCGATATGTCATCATATGGGACAATGTTAGTTTCCATAGGGCTGCTTTGGTCCGCAACTGGTTTACAGACCACCCATCCTTCATGGCACTCAAcctccctccatactctccaTTCTTAAATCCCATCGAGGAGTTCTTCTCTGCCTGGCGCTGGAAAGTGTACGACCGTCATCCTCATCAACAGGTAGCCCTTTTACAGGCAATGGAGGAGGCATGTGGAGATATTGACCAGGCATCATGTCAGGCCTGGATATGGCATTCAAGGAGATGTTTTCCCCGGTGCCTTGGACTGGAGGATATTGCATGCGATGTGGACGAATTTTTGTGGCCGGACCCAGAAAGACGACATGATGTAGgctga